Proteins encoded together in one Anaerococcus murdochii window:
- a CDS encoding FMN-binding protein, with product MPTALNDGTYKDSAQGYDREINIELEIADGKISDVSILDNQETDAVIERAFPIIKERIVEANSPDVDCISAATFSTYAVKEAVLEAMKEAGFEGEIELTRSTGYEEDRELVEAEDKETDLLIIGGGPSGLASAIDAKIEGVENVTIIEKLDILSGNGKFDMNFFDLANSKAMKDAGNEVTKEEYR from the coding sequence ATGCCTACAGCTTTGAATGATGGTACATACAAGGACTCTGCTCAAGGTTATGATAGAGAGATTAATATAGAGCTTGAAATAGCTGATGGAAAAATTTCAGACGTATCTATACTTGATAACCAGGAAACAGATGCAGTTATTGAAAGAGCCTTCCCTATTATTAAAGAAAGAATTGTAGAAGCAAACAGCCCTGATGTGGACTGTATTTCTGCTGCTACATTTTCAACCTATGCTGTAAAGGAAGCCGTACTTGAAGCTATGAAGGAAGCAGGATTTGAAGGTGAAATAGAACTTACAAGATCCACAGGTTATGAAGAAGACCGAGAACTTGTAGAAGCTGAAGATAAGGAAACTGATTTATTAATCATAGGCGGTGGTCCATCAGGACTTGCAAGTGCTATTGATGCTAAGATTGAGGGCGTTGAAAATGTTACAATAATAGAGAAATTAGATATCCTATCAGGTAATGGTAAATTTGATATGAACTTTTTCGACCTTGCAAATTCAAAAGCTATGAAAGATGCTGGTAACGAAGTTACTAAAGAAGAATACAGATAA